One Maniola hyperantus chromosome 17, iAphHyp1.2, whole genome shotgun sequence DNA window includes the following coding sequences:
- the LOC138403477 gene encoding putative nuclease HARBI1, with the protein MMWSSDSDSSDLEMLLALSDWDESDDSSDGEAEVAPPVRVYKKRINYKTLEAHEFLLRFRLDKTQVESLLGEIYPHLRVTGSRNHGISPLHQLLLALRFYALGSLASVGQFIGVSISSASRIIQDVTQAITQLYSNYIYVNNTTEDFYKIARFPHVLGVIDCTNIRIQTPCHHRPEEFKNQKGSYSINVQAVCDANLMFMSVESKWPGSLHDANIFANSVLKVQCERKSFGNKWLLGDNAYPLKPYLLTPIQNPQNKSEELYNESHNKTRHCIDRCFNLWKRRFPILTSIIHRSVIRSSAIIIATAILHNVCIMNGIEDVPPEMKTTCEEEIPVQHALEGPKNEELEELLANHFNEEV; encoded by the exons ATGATGTGGAGTTCAGACAGTGATTCAAGTGATTTGGAAATGTTACTCGCGTTGTCAGACTGGGACGAGTCGGACGATTCTTCCGATGGCGAAGCCGAAGTCGCCCCGCCAGTTCGAGTTTACAAGAAGcgaattaattataaaactttagaGGCACACGAATTTCTTCTTCGATTTCGTTTAGATAAAACTCAAGTAGAAAGTTTGTTAGGAGAAATTTATCCTCATCTCAGAGTGACTGGTTCAAG GAATCATGGTATCTCTCCCTTACATCAGTTGCTTTTAGCATTAAGGTTTTATGCCTTAGGATCTCTAGCATCGGTGGGGCAATTCATTGGGGTATCCATTTCATCCGCAAGCCGAATCATACAAGATGTGACTCAAGCAATAACTCAATTATACAGCAATTATATTTATGTCAATAATACAACTGAAGATTTCTACAAAATAGCGCGCTTTCCACATGTACTTGGAGTGATTGACTGCACGAACATACGGATACAAACCCCAT GCCACCATAGACCAGAAGAGTTTAAAAACCAAAAAGGCTCATACTCAATCAATGTACAAGCAGTATGTGATGCTAATCTCATGTTTATGAGCGTTGAATCGAAATGGCCTGGATCATTACACGATGCCAATATATTTGCCAACTCAGTCTTGAAAG TGCAATGTGAAAGAAAATCATTTGGAAATAAATGGTTGCTTGGAGATAATGCGTATCCTTTGAAACCATACCTATTGACGCCAATACAAAACCCACAGAATAAAAGCGAAGAGCTCTACAATGAGTCCCACAACAAAACAAGACATTGTATAGATCG GTGTTTCAATCTTTGGAAAAGAAGATTTCCAATACTGACATCAATAATACATAGAAGTGTAATAAGATCTAGCGCCATTATTATAGCCACCGCTATACTTCACAACGTTTGTATTATGAACGGTATAGAAGATGTACCTCCGGAGATGAAGACTACATGTGAGGAGGAAATTCCTGTCCAACATGCTTTAGAAGGGCCCAAAAATGAAGAACTTGAAGAATTACTTGCTAATCATTTTAATGAGGAAGTGTAA